One segment of Cricetulus griseus strain 17A/GY unplaced genomic scaffold, alternate assembly CriGri-PICRH-1.0 unplaced_scaffold_463, whole genome shotgun sequence DNA contains the following:
- the LOC113838049 gene encoding proto-oncogene FRAT1-like has product MQCQRAEKEAGFEAEGEDRDDSFLLLQQSVTLGSLTDVDQLIAKVHVMLKLDTAHDGPASPSAAPGPPPLRVLATVEQNQSLASQMLQSSVSAETGAPAHPGAIGCMLWERGRLQSRAAPYCVAELTLGASALCPVSRQPGLEGPPVTGKPSTPQPLSGPCRRGWPQSRAMSRLLQQRHGSQPETHTRGDDPHQLLQQLLLSGNLIKEAVPRLHSLQLQLQANLSSPRFLKPLSAPVQEPPSPGTPEQPAATLALG; this is encoded by the coding sequence ATGCAGTGCCAGAGGGCTGAGAAGGAAGCCGGCTTTGAGGCAGAGGGGGAGGACAGGGACGACAGCTTCCTCCTGCTGCAGCAGTCTGTGACTCTGGGCAGCTTGACCGATGTGGACCAGCTCATCGCCAAGGTCCATGTGATGCTGAAGCTGGACACAGCGCACGATGGCCCTGCCTCGCCGAGTGCTGCCCCGGGCCCCCCGCCTCTGCGGGTCCTGGCTACAGTGGAACAGAACCAGTCCCTGGCGAGTCAGATGCTGCAAtcttctgtgtctgcagagaccgGGGCCCCAGCTCACCCTGGAGCCATAGGCTGCATGCTGTGGGAGCGCGGGCGCCTGCAGAGCCGGGCGGCTCCCTACTGCGTGGCGGAGCTCACCTTGGGCGCCAGCGCCCTATGCCCTGTGTCCCGGCAGCCTGGCCTTGAGGGACCTCCGGTGACAGGAAAGCCTAGCACCCCACAGCCTCTCTCAGGCCCGTGTCGGCGGGGTTGGCCCCAGAGCAGAGCCATGTCCCGCCTTCTGCAACAGCGACATGGATCTCAGCCTGAGACCCACACCAGAGGCGACGACCCACACCAGctcctgcagcagctcctgctttCGGGGAACCTCATCAAGGAGGCAGTGCCGCGGCTACATTCACTACAACTACAGCTACAGGCAAATCTTTCCTCACCCCGATTCCTCAAGCCTCTGTCCGCCCCTGTGCAGgagccaccatcacctgggaCCCCTGAGCAGCCTGCAGCGACCCTGGCACTTGGGTGA